In one window of bacterium DNA:
- a CDS encoding ketoacyl-ACP synthase III, giving the protein MSTEALLRVRSFISGSGMNVPDRVVPNTHFASYLETSDEWIRERTGIKERRWTDDPSLTASELALPAAEQALKKAGLTASDIDGIVFATVTPDAVFPSCACLLQQKLGIGPCLAFDLNAVCSGFVYALTVADSFIHRGICKNVLVVGSELYSKIVNPNDRSTCVLFGDGAGAVVLSAHAQTLETTSKNSKTTRGIYLSELHADGNYKTILSCAPDGGTAKDAVQVTPPADDRNYILMAGKEVFKLAVRGIAEVSSNVLRRTGFTVSDVDLFVVHQANQRIIQSVAKQLDIPDQKIPMNVERYGNTSAASIPLLLAELEAEGRLKPGMLVLLSAFGGGVTWGATLLRW; this is encoded by the coding sequence ATGTCCACAGAAGCGCTGCTCAGAGTTAGAAGCTTCATCAGCGGCTCTGGAATGAATGTTCCCGACCGTGTTGTGCCAAACACTCACTTTGCCTCTTATCTTGAGACCAGTGATGAGTGGATTCGCGAGCGCACGGGTATTAAAGAACGCCGTTGGACCGATGATCCCAGCCTCACTGCATCTGAGCTTGCTCTACCTGCCGCAGAACAAGCTTTGAAGAAAGCCGGACTTACTGCTTCAGATATTGACGGAATTGTTTTTGCGACGGTTACTCCCGATGCAGTATTCCCAAGCTGCGCCTGCTTGCTTCAGCAAAAATTAGGCATCGGGCCTTGCCTGGCTTTTGATTTGAATGCTGTTTGTTCGGGGTTTGTTTACGCATTAACGGTTGCTGATTCTTTTATCCATCGTGGCATTTGTAAAAACGTCCTTGTCGTTGGCTCGGAACTATATAGTAAAATTGTAAATCCCAATGATCGCTCAACCTGCGTCTTATTCGGTGACGGGGCTGGGGCCGTTGTCTTGTCAGCCCATGCTCAGACACTGGAAACAACTTCCAAGAATTCTAAAACTACACGCGGCATTTACTTAAGCGAACTTCATGCTGATGGGAATTATAAAACAATTCTTTCTTGCGCACCCGATGGTGGAACCGCTAAAGACGCAGTCCAGGTTACGCCACCTGCAGACGACAGAAACTACATTCTCATGGCGGGCAAGGAAGTCTTTAAGCTCGCTGTGCGCGGCATCGCTGAAGTTTCTTCTAACGTTTTACGGAGAACAGGTTTCACGGTTTCTGATGTCGATCTTTTTGTTGTGCATCAAGCCAATCAACGCATCATCCAATCTGTGGCAAAGCAACTTGATATTCCCGATCAAAAAATCCCCATGAATGTTGAGCGCTATGGCAATACTAGCGCTGCAAGTATTCCACTATTGCTAGCTGAACTTGAAGCTGAAGGGCGGTTGAAGCCTGGTATGCTGGTGCTGCTCTCCGCGTTCGGCGGCGGAGTTACATGGGGTGCTACGCTCCTCCGCTGGTAA